In Nisaea acidiphila, the DNA window GTCGCCGGGGCCGAGTAGCGGCACTGTGGCGAAGATCGCGCTGTTCAGCAGCATGGCGATGATCCAGGCGCGATGCTTACCGAGACGATGACTGACGAAAAGCCAGAGCGGGACACCGGAGATCCCGAGCAGGAAATAGGTCAGCAGCAGGATGTCGACCTCGTCCGGAAGGCCGAGCCCCTTCTCGACGAACAGCACGAAGAGGGTTGCCGCGAGGCCGTTCGCAAGGCCGTTCAGCAGGTAGGCGAGGATGAGGCGAAGGAACGGCCGGTTGCGGATTAGCAGCGCTGCACCGGAGCGCCACTGTTTCATGGTACTTGCGGTTGCCTGTTCCGGTGGTCTCCGCTCCGGTACGAGGCCGGTTGCCAGCAGAACCGAGACCGGCAGCGCGACGACGAGGAACGCGGCGAGCACCGACAGTACCTGCCCGAGGTCCTTCCCGCCCGCGCCTCCGGCGGCAGAGATCGTGGCTGGCATCCCGGAGGCGACGAGGGTGCCCAGTACCACCAGCGTCTCCCGGAAAGCGGTAACGCGGGAACGCTCGTGATAGTCTCCGGAGAGTTCCGCGCCCCAGGCCGTGTAAGGCAGTTGCACCATGGTCCAGCCGAGATAGAGCGCCGCGCTCCAGGCGAAGAGGTGGAGAACGCCGGCCCCCTCAGGCGGAACGAAGAGCATGTAGATCGAAAGGCAGGTGAGCGGCGTGCCGGCGAGGAGCCATGGCTTGCGCCTCCCGAGGCGTGTCGTGATCCGGTCGCTCAGAAGGCCGATGACCGGGTCCGAGACCGCATCCCATAAACGGGCCACGAGCAGGACCAGCCCGACGGCCGCGAGGCTGAGGCCCCGTTCCTGCGCGTAGAAGGCCGGCAGGAATATGAAGAGCGGGACCCCGAGTGCCGCGAGCGGAAGCCCCGGAAAGCCGTAGGCAAGGAGCCTTGTCCGGGAGAATGCCGCTCCGGCGGTCTCTGCCGTCATGCCCTCACGCGTGCTTCAGGGCGATTTGCCGGACATCGATATGGCCGGAACGGAAACCGCCCTCGCAATAGCAGAGGTAATAGTCCCACATCCGCCGGAAGCGTTCGTCGAAACCGAGCGGGGCGATCTCGTGCCAGCGCGCATGGAACCGTTCGCGCCACATGGCGAGGGTACGGGCGTAGTGGCTGCCGAACCCGTCATTTGCGAAACATTCGAGACCCGACGCCTGGAACTGCTCGGTCAATTTGCTGACCGAGGGCAGCATGCCGCCGGGAAAGATGTATTTCTGGATGAAATCCGGGTTGCGCCGGTAGGTCTCGAAGCCTTCGTC includes these proteins:
- a CDS encoding MFS transporter; translation: MTAETAGAAFSRTRLLAYGFPGLPLAALGVPLFIFLPAFYAQERGLSLAAVGLVLLVARLWDAVSDPVIGLLSDRITTRLGRRKPWLLAGTPLTCLSIYMLFVPPEGAGVLHLFAWSAALYLGWTMVQLPYTAWGAELSGDYHERSRVTAFRETLVVLGTLVASGMPATISAAGGAGGKDLGQVLSVLAAFLVVALPVSVLLATGLVPERRPPEQATASTMKQWRSGAALLIRNRPFLRLILAYLLNGLANGLAATLFVLFVEKGLGLPDEVDILLLTYFLLGISGVPLWLFVSHRLGKHRAWIIAMLLNSAIFATVPLLGPGDYAAFLAICIGTGLCLGADLVLPPSMQADVVDVDTAEGGSSRAGLYFALWGMATKLALALAVGIAFPLLDFAGFDASGDNAPRALLALSLLYGAAPVVLKLAAISIMRGFPITAEKQAELRRKIEQKTAKSSPGS